One genomic window of Kaistia geumhonensis includes the following:
- a CDS encoding adenine deaminase, with product MAPPAAPLPGDLLIDAADEIAIRQDLTLTALGKRPADRILTVGRLLDVHSRQWREDQEIVVKGRRIAYVGPAGSWQGEAGERLAEPSLSAVPGFGEAHKHIESSHLTPEYETALVMPHGVTWVCEASHEFSNVNGPRNLEFWLTARRMGSPMKIFPLPGSAVPPTAYEWGGGHFGYDEQKGFLAESLMVAGLDEVMDWPAVWNPENPSYDRLWGMIRATFEKRGVVEGHAAGLRDLATINAFAAAGMASDHEAWFVEEVWEKLSHGLFVELRPHSLPDIIKGLIAKGLSDWSQIAFVTDDRSATDTLKIGATDHNVRLAIENGLAPEIAIQCVTLNPARHMRLTPWVGSIAPGRFADIVLLEDVPSLKIAKVIADGTIAAEGGSYVGALPRIDWPDWATKTVTLGRQLMAEDFRIAAPSDAPVAKAALLRPFHWHDDFITMELPVEDGAVQRDASRNVTKFAIVDRFSGEAKVSKMFWLGTGPRDAETALGATLGHDKHNIWVVGSSDAAMALVANALAEQQGGWALASGGEIVARVGYEVGGLMTARPAEVLDAEMQALYAEGAKIDWMYEPTFSPRWWPGFPERLSFATLTCAPWRWVLVAPSPLAPDGFVNVATGATHPIVW from the coding sequence ATGGCTCCCCCCGCCGCGCCGCTTCCAGGCGATCTTCTCATCGATGCGGCGGACGAGATCGCCATCCGCCAGGACCTGACGCTGACCGCGCTCGGCAAGCGCCCGGCCGACCGCATCCTCACGGTCGGCCGCCTGCTCGACGTCCATTCGCGGCAGTGGCGCGAGGACCAGGAGATCGTCGTCAAGGGCCGGCGCATCGCCTATGTCGGGCCTGCCGGCTCGTGGCAGGGCGAGGCGGGCGAGCGGCTCGCCGAGCCGTCGCTTTCGGCCGTCCCCGGCTTCGGCGAGGCGCACAAGCATATCGAGAGCTCGCATCTGACGCCCGAATACGAGACCGCTCTCGTGATGCCGCATGGCGTGACATGGGTCTGCGAGGCGAGCCACGAATTCTCCAACGTCAACGGCCCGCGCAATCTCGAATTCTGGCTGACCGCCCGGCGCATGGGCTCGCCGATGAAGATCTTCCCGCTGCCGGGCTCGGCCGTGCCGCCGACCGCCTATGAATGGGGCGGCGGCCATTTCGGCTATGACGAGCAGAAGGGCTTCCTCGCCGAGAGCCTGATGGTGGCCGGTCTCGACGAGGTGATGGACTGGCCGGCGGTGTGGAACCCCGAGAACCCGTCCTACGACCGGCTCTGGGGGATGATCCGCGCCACCTTCGAGAAGCGCGGCGTCGTCGAGGGACATGCGGCGGGCCTGCGCGATCTCGCCACCATCAACGCCTTCGCCGCGGCCGGCATGGCCTCCGACCACGAGGCCTGGTTCGTCGAGGAGGTCTGGGAGAAGCTCTCGCACGGGCTTTTCGTCGAGCTGCGCCCGCATTCGCTGCCCGACATCATCAAGGGCCTGATCGCCAAGGGCCTTTCCGACTGGTCGCAGATCGCCTTCGTCACCGACGACCGCAGCGCGACCGATACGCTGAAGATCGGCGCCACCGACCACAATGTGCGCCTCGCGATCGAGAACGGCCTCGCGCCCGAGATCGCGATCCAGTGCGTGACGCTCAATCCGGCCCGGCACATGCGGCTGACGCCCTGGGTCGGCTCGATCGCGCCCGGCCGTTTCGCCGATATCGTGCTGCTGGAGGACGTGCCGTCGCTCAAGATCGCCAAGGTGATCGCGGACGGAACGATCGCCGCGGAGGGCGGCAGCTATGTCGGCGCCCTGCCCAGGATCGACTGGCCGGACTGGGCGACGAAGACCGTGACGCTGGGCCGGCAGCTGATGGCCGAGGATTTCCGGATCGCGGCGCCCTCCGACGCGCCGGTCGCCAAGGCGGCGCTGCTGCGGCCCTTCCACTGGCACGACGACTTCATCACCATGGAGCTGCCGGTCGAAGACGGCGCGGTGCAGCGCGACGCAAGCCGCAACGTCACGAAATTCGCCATCGTCGACCGTTTCTCGGGCGAGGCGAAGGTGTCGAAGATGTTCTGGCTCGGCACCGGGCCGCGCGACGCGGAGACCGCGCTCGGCGCGACGCTCGGCCACGACAAGCACAATATCTGGGTGGTCGGCTCGTCGGACGCGGCGATGGCGCTCGTCGCCAATGCGCTCGCCGAGCAGCAGGGCGGCTGGGCGCTCGCCAGCGGCGGCGAGATCGTCGCGCGGGTCGGCTACGAGGTCGGCGGTCTGATGACGGCGCGGCCGGCCGAGGTGCTCGATGCCGAGATGCAGGCGCTCTATGCCGAGGGTGCGAAGATCGACTGGATGTACGAGCCGACCTTCTCGCCGCGCTGGTGGCCGGGCTTCCCGGAGCGGCTCTCCTTCGCGACGCTGACCTGCGCGCCCTGGCGATGGGTGCTGGTGGCGCCGTCGCCCCTCGCGCCGGACGGCTTCGTCAATGTCGCGACCGGGGCGACGCATCCGATTGTGTGGTGA
- a CDS encoding BMP family protein translates to MFDRLKKGLRIAVAALPLVAGGVVAAEADGLKVAMVLPGPISDNDWNSVGYNGLQAAAKELGIEVAYSENVSDADAERILRDYASRGYGLVFAHSFSFGDAALNVAEDFPDTVFMAGTAKELAPNLGTYSNPDYQGAYLAGMLGAGASKTKTIGWVGGMPAPNMLANLHAYEAGAKEMVPDAKVLHTFIGSWFDPPKAKEAAIAQVEQGADVLSAQGVGVIDAAIAKNVFALGAMTDQNHLGPKVVLTSVTWDLGPLVTAVAKAVQDKTWKSENWSYGIAEGSVKLADFHGLDAGVPPEVLKAVQAKFEAIKSGAFTVPLDTSNVE, encoded by the coding sequence ATGTTCGACAGACTGAAGAAGGGCCTTCGGATCGCGGTCGCGGCCTTGCCGCTGGTGGCGGGCGGCGTCGTGGCCGCGGAGGCGGACGGCCTCAAGGTCGCGATGGTGCTGCCCGGCCCGATCAGCGACAACGACTGGAACTCGGTCGGCTATAACGGCCTCCAGGCCGCCGCCAAGGAGCTCGGCATCGAGGTCGCCTATTCGGAGAACGTCTCCGACGCCGACGCGGAGCGCATCCTGCGCGACTACGCCTCGCGCGGCTATGGACTCGTCTTCGCCCACTCCTTCTCGTTCGGCGACGCGGCGCTCAACGTCGCCGAGGACTTCCCGGACACGGTCTTCATGGCCGGCACCGCCAAGGAACTGGCGCCCAATCTCGGCACCTATTCCAACCCCGACTACCAGGGTGCCTATCTCGCCGGCATGCTCGGCGCCGGCGCCTCGAAGACCAAGACGATCGGCTGGGTCGGCGGCATGCCCGCGCCGAACATGCTCGCCAATCTCCATGCCTATGAAGCCGGCGCCAAGGAGATGGTGCCCGACGCCAAGGTACTGCACACCTTCATCGGCTCGTGGTTCGATCCGCCCAAGGCCAAGGAAGCCGCGATCGCGCAGGTGGAGCAGGGGGCCGACGTACTCTCGGCGCAGGGCGTCGGCGTCATCGACGCGGCCATCGCCAAGAACGTCTTCGCGCTCGGCGCCATGACCGACCAGAACCATCTCGGCCCCAAGGTCGTGCTGACCTCGGTGACCTGGGATCTCGGCCCGCTGGTGACGGCCGTCGCCAAGGCGGTGCAGGACAAGACCTGGAAGAGCGAGAACTGGTCCTACGGCATCGCGGAAGGCTCGGTGAAGCTCGCCGATTTCCACGGCCTCGACGCCGGCGTGCCGCCGGAAGTGCTGAAGGCCGTGCAGGCGAAGTTCGAGGCAATCAAGTCCGGCGCCTTCACCGTCCCGCTCGACACGTCGAACGTCGAGTAG